The Brassica napus cultivar Da-Ae chromosome C7, Da-Ae, whole genome shotgun sequence genome has a segment encoding these proteins:
- the LOC106394943 gene encoding PLASMODESMATA CALLOSE-BINDING PROTEIN 3, producing MRMLLGLLFLLALTGNSRATYCLCKDGVAEKDLQTSIDYACGVLGDCNQIHEKGPCYQPNNVKGHCDWAVNSYFQRAGQVPGSCNFSGTATTSPNPPSTVVTGCIYPSSPGNAGTGAPGTPTFPGPPAFGPTGGFDPSGNDALSLITSIALTLGFSVIVFL from the exons ATGAGAATGCTTCTTGGTCTCTTGTTTCTCTTGGCCTTAACCGGTAACTCAC GTGCAACTTACTGTCTATGCAAAGATGGAGTTGCAGAGAAAGATCTTCAAACGTCCATAGACTATGCATGTGGAGTTTTAGGAGACTGTAATCAAATCCATGAGAAAGGTCCTTGTTACCAACCAAACAATGTCAAGGGCCATTGTGATTGGGCAGTGAATAGCTATTTCCAAAGAGCCGGTCAAGTTCCTGGAAGCTGTAATTTCTCAGGAACTGCTACTACCAGTCCAAATCCTCCTTCAA CTGTGGTTACTGGTTGCATCTATCCTTCAAGTCCTGG AAATGCAGGGACAGGAGCTCCAGGGACACCGACCTTTCCAGGACCTCCTGCGTTTGGTCCGACCGGAGGTTTTGATCCTTCAGGGAATGATGCTTTGAGTTTGATCACTTCAATAGCACTCACACTTGGTTTCTCCGTCATTGTGTTTCTATAA